From the genome of Ziziphus jujuba cultivar Dongzao chromosome 6, ASM3175591v1, one region includes:
- the LOC107403798 gene encoding granule-bound starch synthase 1, chloroplastic/amyloplastic yields MATVTASYFVSRISTINCHGASVSETKANLAQLGQRNQTITHNGLRSLNNLDVLRMRTSANKVARQAMKNTKKTQTERPLGKIVCGQGMNLIFVGAEVAPWSKTGGLGDVLGGLPPAMAANGHRVMTVSPRYDQYKDAWDTNVVVEIRVGDRIETVRFFHCYKRGVDRVFVDHPVFLEKVWGKTGSKIYGPVAGIDYKDNQLRFSLLCQATLEAPRVLNLNNSKYYSGPYGEDVVFIANDWHTALLPCYLKSMYKSRGLYKSAKVVFCIHNIAYQGRFAFSDFSLLNLPDKFKSSFDFIDGYEKPIKGRKINWMKAGLLESDRALTVSPYYAQELVSGEDKGVELDNIIRKTGITGIVNGMDVQEWNPAADKYIDIKYDATTVEDAKPLLKEALQAEVGLPVDRNVPVIGFIGRLEEQKGSDILAAAISKFIGEEVQIVVLGTGKKPMEKQIEQLDVKYPDKARGVAKFNVPLAHMIIAGADFMLIPSRFEPCGLIQLHAMRYGTVPIVASTGGLVDTVKEGYTGFHMGAFNVECDALDPADVTAVATTVNRALATYGTHALKEMIQNCMAQDFSWKGPAKLWEKMLLSLEVAGSEPGIEGEEIAPRAKENVATP; encoded by the exons atggcaACTGTGACTGCTTCATACTTCGTATCCAGAATTTCTACCATCAATTGCCATGGAGCTTCAGTATCAGAGACTAAAGCTAACTTGGCACAGTTAGGCCAGAGGAACCAAACCATAACTCACAATGGGTTAAGATCTTTAAACAATTTGGACGTTCTGAGGATGAGAACCAGTGCAAACAAAGTTGCTAGGCAAGCCATGAAGAACACCAAGAAAACCCAAACTGAGAGGCCTTTGGGGAAAATTGTTTGTGGACAAGGGATGAACTTGATCTTTGTGGGAGCCGAAGTGGCTCCATGGAGTAAAACCGGTGGACTTGGTGATGTTCTCGGCGGACTGCCACCAGCAATGGCT GCTAATGGGCACCGCGTTATGACGGTGTCTCCCCGCTATGATCAGTACAAAGATGCATGGGACACTAATGTTGTAGTTGAG ATAAGAGTTGGAGATAGAATTGAGACTGTTCGTTTCTTCCACTGCTACAAACGAGGAGTTGATCGTGTTTTTGTGGATCATCCAGTTTTCCTTGAGAAG GTATGGGGCAAAACTGGATCCAAGATCTATGGACCTGTAGCAGGAATAGATTACAAGGACAACCAATTGAGATTCAGTTTGTTGTGCCAGGCAA CTTTGGAGGCGCCAAGGGTTCTAAATTTGAACAACAGTAAATATTACTCAGGACCTTATG GGGAGGATGTTGTATTCATTGCCAATGATTGGCACACAGCTCTACTTCCATGCTACCTAAAATCGATGTACAAATCTAGGGGGCTTTACAAAAGTGCCAAG GTTGTTTTCTGCATCCACAACATAGCCTACCAGGGCAGATTTGCCTTTTCAGACTTCTCATTGCTCAACTTGCCTGATAAATTCAAGAGTTCTTTTGACTTTATAGATGG GTATGAGAAGCCCATAAAGGGAAGGAAGATCAATTGGATGAAGGCTGGATTATTGGAATCAGATAGGGCGCTGACTGTGAGCCCATACTATGCCCAGGAACTTGTTTCAGGAGAAGATAAAGGTGTGGAATTGGATAACATCATTCGTAAGACTGGCATCACTGGCATTGTGAACGGCATGGACGTTCAAGAGTGGAATCCAGCCGCCGACAAGTACATAGACATCAAATATGATGCCACAACT GTAGAGGATGCTAAACCTCTATTGAAGGAAGCCCTTCAAGCAGAAGTTGGGTTGCCTGTCGATAGGAATGTCCCTGTGATAGGCTTTATTGGTAGGCTAGAAGAGCAGAAAGGTTCCGATATTCTGGCTGCAGCTATTTCAAAGTTCATTGGAGAAGAAGTTCAGATAGTAGTCCTC GGAACCGGCAAGAAGCCTATGGAGAAGCAGATTGAACAACTAGATGTTAAATACCCTGACAAAGCTAGAGGAGTCGCCAAGTTTAACGTCCCCTTGGCCCACATGATCATTGCTGGTGCTGATTTTATGTTGATCCCTAGTAGGTTTGAACCATGTGGCCTAATTCAGCTGCATGCCATGCGATATGGAACA GTGCCTATTGTAGCCTCAACCGGTGGACTTGTTGACACTGTCAAGGAAGGTTATACTGGGTTCCATATGGGAGCCTTCAATGTTGAA TGTGATGCACTTGATCCAGCAGATGTGACTGCAGTAGCAACAACCGTGAATAGAGCTCTTGCAACATATGGTACCCATGCCTTGAAAGAGATGATACAAAACTGCATGGCACAAGATTTCTCATGGAAG GGACCTGCCAAACTATGGGAAAAAATGCTGTTAAGCCTGGAAGTTGCTGGAAGTGAACCAGGCATTGAAGGGGAGGAGATTGCTCCTCGTGCCAAGGAAAATGTTGCCACTCCCTAA